A DNA window from Undibacterium sp. YM2 contains the following coding sequences:
- a CDS encoding SDR family oxidoreductase: protein MKTVFITGASSGIGAALARAYAEQGVTLGLLARRQEVLEELRQSLPNPGQHHIYAVDVTDHEALAKAANDFMQAVGQVNIVIANAGISVGTLSEYAGDIKVFDSVLQTNLIATVATFSPFINAMKTYAHNVDCRLVGIGSVAGIRGLPGAGAYCASKAAVISYCESLRVELRDSGIRVVTIAPGYIDTPMTKGNPYPMPFLMPVKAFCASALMTIDAGNTYRVIPWQMGVVAKIMRILPNWLYDAVFARARRKPRAADQT, encoded by the coding sequence ATGAAAACAGTCTTCATCACTGGTGCATCTTCTGGCATAGGTGCCGCGCTGGCCAGAGCGTATGCTGAGCAAGGCGTTACCCTGGGCTTGCTGGCACGCCGCCAGGAAGTGCTGGAAGAACTGCGGCAGAGCCTGCCTAATCCCGGCCAGCATCATATCTATGCCGTGGATGTCACCGATCATGAGGCCCTGGCAAAGGCTGCCAATGATTTCATGCAAGCCGTTGGGCAAGTCAATATCGTCATCGCCAATGCCGGTATTTCGGTCGGTACGCTCAGTGAATATGCAGGCGACATCAAGGTGTTTGACAGCGTCTTGCAAACCAATCTGATAGCAACAGTGGCGACTTTTTCACCTTTCATCAATGCCATGAAAACTTACGCGCACAATGTTGATTGCCGTCTGGTCGGCATAGGCAGCGTCGCTGGCATACGTGGCTTGCCGGGGGCGGGTGCGTATTGTGCATCCAAGGCGGCGGTCATCAGTTATTGCGAATCGCTGCGGGTAGAATTGCGCGATAGTGGCATACGCGTTGTGACGATTGCGCCGGGCTATATCGATACGCCCATGACCAAGGGCAACCCTTACCCCATGCCTTTCCTGATGCCGGTCAAGGCCTTTTGTGCCTCTGCCCTAATGACCATTGATGCCGGCAATACTTACCGCGTGATCCCCTGGCAAATGGGCGTGGTCGCCAAGATAATGCGCATCTTGCCTAACTGGCTGTACGACGCAGTTTTCGCCAGGGCACGCCGCAAACCGCGTGCCGCAGACCAGACATGA
- a CDS encoding thiol:disulfide interchange protein DsbA/DsbL, protein MQFFSQIKRRMFMLAGLSLVVGAVNASPTAPQPGVEYQVLKRPQPVDSGKKIEVIEFFGYFCPHCYALEPLLAEWVKKQGDNISFKRIHVNFHDLVPQQKLYFTMEAMGKADEYHMKAFNAFHVDRNRLQTDANIMEFVAKSGLDKQKFSDIYNSFSITSKLSRATQLANAYQIDGVPSIAIDGRFVTSPVLAVSTMTRVTEDIQNHAVIQVLDSLIAKIQKEKSGAPAAAPAAASASSAASASSAASAKAAAKKK, encoded by the coding sequence ATGCAATTCTTCAGTCAAATCAAACGCCGCATGTTCATGCTGGCTGGCCTGTCTCTCGTGGTTGGTGCCGTCAATGCCAGCCCGACTGCACCTCAGCCTGGCGTTGAATATCAGGTCTTGAAACGCCCTCAACCTGTTGATAGTGGCAAGAAAATTGAAGTCATTGAATTCTTTGGCTATTTTTGTCCGCATTGCTATGCGCTGGAACCTTTGCTGGCAGAATGGGTGAAGAAGCAGGGCGACAATATCTCCTTCAAGCGCATCCACGTGAATTTCCATGACCTGGTACCACAGCAAAAACTCTACTTCACCATGGAAGCCATGGGCAAGGCAGATGAATACCATATGAAGGCTTTCAACGCTTTCCATGTTGATCGCAACCGCTTGCAAACAGATGCCAACATCATGGAATTCGTTGCCAAGTCCGGCCTGGACAAGCAAAAATTCTCCGACATCTACAATTCTTTCTCTATCACCAGCAAGCTCAGCCGTGCCACCCAACTGGCAAATGCCTACCAGATCGACGGTGTACCGTCGATTGCCATTGATGGCCGTTTTGTGACTTCACCAGTGCTGGCCGTCTCGACCATGACCAGGGTGACAGAAGACATACAGAACCACGCAGTCATACAGGTGCTTGATAGTCTGATCGCCAAAATACAAAAAGAGAAGAGTGGCGCACCAGCAGCGGCACCTGCGGCAGCCTCAGCCAGTTCTGCAGCTTCGGCCAGTTCAGCGGCTTCAGCCAAGGCAGCAGCCAAAAAGAAATAA
- the argS gene encoding arginine--tRNA ligase has protein sequence MLAEQKQELLKLFQNAVEPILAGSELKPTIALERPRDPSHGDAACNIAMQIAKPLRKNPRELAQSVVAAVEAQNSPLVASVEIAGPGFINIRLAASAKQAVVTTVLQKGAEFGKSQRGAGEKVVVEFVSANPTGPLHVGHGRQGALGDALSALLDAQGYDVSREFYYNDAGVQINNLALSVQARAKGFAPGEAGWPESAYNGDYIADIAQDFLAKQTVSAGDCAPVTASGNVDDIESIRQFSVTYLRREQDADLLAFGVKFNNYYLETSLYKDNKVETTVAALKAAGKTYEQDGALWLRTTDYGDDKDRVMKKSDGTYTYFVPDVAYHVTKWERGYRKAINIQGSDHHGTIARVRGGLQALNVGIPQGYPDYILHKMVTVMKDGAEVKISKRAGSYVTVRDLIEWSGGGDEQRGRDAVRFFLISRKADTEFVFDVDVALARSDENPVYYVQYAHARICSVLAQYATDEAAFAPLANVDLSPLTAPREASLLAKLAEYPEALEKALDELGPHQVAFYLRDLAGELHSYYNAERVLVDDEATKLARLALMLATRQVLRNGLALIGVSAPNKM, from the coding sequence ATGCTAGCTGAACAAAAACAAGAATTACTGAAACTATTCCAGAATGCGGTTGAACCTATCTTGGCCGGTTCCGAGCTCAAGCCTACGATAGCACTGGAGCGCCCGCGTGATCCTTCCCATGGTGATGCAGCTTGCAATATCGCCATGCAGATCGCCAAGCCGTTGCGCAAGAATCCGCGCGAACTGGCACAGTCTGTTGTTGCAGCAGTAGAAGCACAAAATAGCCCGCTGGTTGCCAGCGTGGAAATTGCCGGTCCAGGCTTCATCAATATCCGTCTTGCAGCATCTGCGAAGCAGGCTGTGGTTACGACTGTCCTGCAAAAGGGTGCCGAGTTCGGCAAAAGCCAGCGTGGTGCAGGGGAAAAAGTGGTGGTCGAATTTGTTTCCGCCAATCCCACTGGCCCTCTGCATGTAGGCCATGGCCGCCAGGGCGCTCTGGGCGATGCCCTGTCTGCTTTGCTGGATGCACAAGGCTACGATGTCAGCCGCGAGTTTTACTATAACGACGCCGGTGTACAGATCAATAATCTGGCTTTGTCAGTACAGGCGCGCGCCAAAGGCTTTGCGCCTGGTGAGGCTGGCTGGCCAGAGTCTGCCTATAACGGCGACTACATCGCCGATATTGCACAGGATTTCCTGGCGAAACAAACCGTTTCTGCCGGTGATTGCGCACCCGTCACAGCCAGTGGCAATGTCGATGATATTGAATCCATACGCCAGTTCAGTGTGACTTACCTGCGTCGTGAGCAGGACGCAGACTTGCTGGCCTTTGGCGTCAAGTTTAACAATTACTACCTTGAAACTTCGCTGTACAAAGACAACAAGGTAGAGACCACCGTTGCTGCGCTTAAAGCGGCAGGCAAGACCTATGAGCAGGATGGCGCACTATGGTTGCGTACGACCGACTATGGTGACGACAAAGACCGCGTCATGAAAAAGTCAGATGGTACTTACACCTATTTCGTGCCGGACGTGGCTTATCACGTCACCAAATGGGAGCGTGGTTACCGCAAGGCCATCAATATACAGGGCAGTGACCATCATGGCACCATAGCCCGTGTACGTGGCGGCCTGCAGGCTTTGAATGTAGGTATACCACAAGGCTATCCCGACTATATCCTGCACAAGATGGTCACCGTCATGAAGGATGGTGCCGAGGTCAAGATCTCCAAGCGTGCCGGTTCTTACGTGACCGTGCGTGATCTGATTGAATGGTCAGGCGGCGGTGATGAACAGCGTGGCCGTGATGCCGTACGTTTCTTCCTGATTTCGCGCAAGGCGGATACTGAATTCGTGTTTGATGTCGATGTCGCTCTCGCTCGTTCAGATGAGAATCCGGTGTATTACGTACAGTATGCCCATGCCCGTATCTGCTCGGTACTGGCGCAATATGCGACGGACGAAGCCGCTTTTGCACCGCTGGCCAATGTCGATCTGTCACCATTGACCGCACCGCGCGAAGCCAGTTTGCTGGCCAAGCTGGCAGAGTATCCTGAAGCCCTGGAAAAAGCTCTGGATGAACTGGGCCCGCATCAGGTTGCTTTTTACCTGCGTGATCTGGCAGGTGAATTGCATAGCTATTACAATGCCGAACGGGTATTGGTGGATGACGAAGCAACCAAACTGGCCAGGTTGGCGCTGATGCTGGCAACCCGCCAGGTCTTGCGTAATGGTCTCGCATTGATAGGTGTATCCGCACCTAACAAGATGTAA
- a CDS encoding SPOR domain-containing protein: MKSQQNAPKQKNSQRGSTLTGIIIGLVIGLAIAVGVAMVITKSSTPFTNKGGKSDKPDVPLTQLQDPNKPLYGNKDAAKEANKELTASKPAETVAPPVKPVEVKPPEKTAAEKAAEKAERAEAAAAAKADNTDEKYIYFLQVGAFKEQVAAENSRAKLALIGFEARIVEKNSDAGTMYHVRLGPYTQLETMNRTRSRLSENSVDVAVVRTVK; encoded by the coding sequence ATGAAATCTCAACAGAACGCCCCAAAACAAAAGAATAGCCAGCGCGGCAGCACCCTGACTGGCATCATCATCGGCCTGGTAATCGGTCTGGCTATTGCAGTGGGCGTGGCCATGGTGATTACCAAGTCATCAACGCCGTTCACCAATAAAGGTGGCAAGTCAGATAAACCCGATGTTCCGCTGACGCAATTGCAGGACCCTAACAAGCCCCTGTATGGCAACAAGGATGCTGCCAAAGAGGCCAATAAGGAACTGACTGCCAGCAAACCGGCTGAAACAGTAGCGCCGCCAGTTAAACCCGTAGAAGTCAAACCGCCAGAAAAAACGGCAGCAGAAAAAGCTGCCGAAAAAGCAGAGAGGGCAGAAGCTGCCGCTGCAGCCAAGGCCGACAATACTGACGAAAAATATATTTACTTTTTGCAGGTTGGTGCGTTCAAGGAACAGGTGGCAGCAGAAAACAGCCGTGCCAAGCTGGCATTGATCGGTTTTGAAGCACGTATTGTGGAAAAAAATTCAGACGCTGGCACCATGTACCATGTGCGCCTTGGCCCATACACCCAACTCGAAACAATGAACCGTACCCGTTCCCGCTTGTCTGAGAATAGTGTGGATGTTGCCGTGGTTCGCACAGTCAAATAA